In a single window of the Methanofollis ethanolicus genome:
- a CDS encoding archaellin/type IV pilin N-terminal domain-containing protein has translation MRKFGKNDEAFTGLEAAIVLIAFVVVAAVFSYMMLGAGFFTSQKSQEVVHTATSQTSSSVDLAGSVVVIGGASDKLANATFYLQLTSGGTPVDLSRTAYAVTTDNAFVLLNSTQVGYTWYNNDTDTDSLLEAGELVKVNVPLDTVSVSPKQVFTIDVKPSVGAALSLARTAPTRIVDDRYYEVY, from the coding sequence ATGAGAAAATTCGGAAAGAATGATGAGGCATTCACCGGTCTCGAGGCAGCGATCGTCCTGATCGCCTTCGTCGTCGTGGCCGCTGTGTTCTCGTACATGATGCTCGGCGCTGGTTTCTTCACCTCCCAGAAGAGCCAGGAAGTCGTCCACACGGCGACCTCCCAGACGAGCTCGTCAGTCGACCTGGCGGGCAGCGTCGTCGTGATAGGTGGCGCCAGTGACAAGCTGGCCAATGCGACCTTTTACCTCCAGTTGACCTCCGGCGGTACACCCGTCGACCTCAGCAGGACTGCATATGCGGTGACCACAGACAACGCCTTTGTGTTGCTGAACAGTACGCAGGTAGGATACACCTGGTACAACAACGATACCGACACCGACAGCCTCCTTGAGGCCGGCGAACTGGTGAAAGTTAATGTGCCCCTGGATACTGTTAGCGTCAGCCCGAAGCAGGTCTTCACCATCGATGTGAAGCCGTCGGTCGGTGCCGCGCTGTCCCTCGCACGGACCGCCCCCACGCGCATTGTCGATGACAGATACTATGAAGTGTACTGA
- a CDS encoding tyrosine-type recombinase/integrase, producing MEASANYFHEQGEPGYWDQQLKKAEADGRIDSRDAALVRRYINYKQGGRGISHMRSTKISQILVSWKQVLPVPWSEATIDDLFAARVRLTSMKNSRGRPYKQNTISDHIRILKGFYKWLAARGYSTIRTDELAELKPPATDTETTDPGDLMTAEELAAMIKACKTHRDRAIIAVTYETGARIGEVARLKWSDIQFDKYGVRCTINDTKERKKRYPRLINSTAYLAAWRNGYYGPAAEGDAYVFVSTDGEPLKYRAISQVIERAADRANIKKRIHPHLFRKSRITELVKKNYQESVIKETFWANPDTQMFRTYLKLSEKDIDDEFLRKAGLKTESEIDADDDKPKQCMFCLAVNPPGSRFCRMCTKPLTAEAADAVREAEKKIEATPEYESLLAAMKEQVRREMASEATADSAPKSV from the coding sequence ATGGAAGCAAGCGCCAACTATTTCCATGAACAGGGAGAGCCGGGATACTGGGATCAGCAGTTAAAGAAAGCCGAGGCGGACGGTCGGATTGACAGCCGGGACGCCGCTCTGGTTCGTCGGTACATCAACTACAAACAGGGTGGGCGAGGCATCAGCCACATGCGGTCCACAAAGATATCTCAGATCCTTGTTTCATGGAAGCAGGTGCTCCCCGTCCCGTGGAGCGAAGCAACGATCGACGATCTTTTTGCTGCCCGGGTACGGTTGACATCGATGAAAAATTCCCGGGGCCGGCCATACAAGCAGAACACCATCAGCGACCACATACGGATTTTGAAAGGTTTTTACAAGTGGTTGGCCGCCCGGGGTTACTCAACGATCAGAACGGATGAACTCGCCGAACTCAAACCTCCAGCGACCGACACCGAGACCACCGACCCCGGCGACCTCATGACAGCGGAGGAACTCGCCGCAATGATCAAGGCGTGCAAGACGCACCGGGACCGGGCGATCATCGCCGTCACCTATGAGACAGGGGCGCGGATCGGAGAGGTGGCGCGCCTGAAGTGGTCTGATATACAATTCGATAAGTACGGGGTGCGGTGCACGATCAACGACACAAAAGAGCGGAAGAAACGCTATCCCCGCCTGATAAATTCTACTGCTTATCTCGCTGCCTGGAGGAACGGGTATTACGGGCCAGCCGCAGAAGGGGACGCATATGTTTTTGTTTCCACGGACGGCGAGCCGCTGAAATACCGGGCAATATCGCAGGTGATCGAGCGGGCGGCAGATCGGGCAAACATCAAGAAGCGGATACACCCACACCTCTTCAGGAAATCACGGATTACCGAACTGGTCAAAAAGAACTATCAGGAGTCGGTCATCAAGGAAACGTTTTGGGCCAACCCCGACACACAAATGTTTCGGACCTACCTGAAACTGTCGGAAAAGGACATCGACGACGAATTTCTCCGGAAGGCGGGGCTAAAGACAGAGAGTGAGATCGACGCGGACGACGACAAGCCCAAGCAGTGTATGTTCTGTCTCGCGGTCAACCCGCCCGGGTCGCGGTTCTGCCGGATGTGCACCAAACCGCTGACCGCCGAGGCCGCCGACGCAGTCAGGGAAGCCGAGAAGAAGATAGAGGCCACACCCGAATATGAATCCCTCCTCGCCGCCATGAAAGAGCAGGTCAGGCGGGAGATGGCGAGCGAGGCGACAGCAGACAGCGCGCCGAAGTCGGTGTGA
- a CDS encoding archaellin/type IV pilin N-terminal domain-containing protein: MRSFKQEEAFTGLEAAIVLIAFVVVAAVFSYVMLGAGFFTSQKSQEVVHSSMAQASSSVEIVGNVVGLGNTTTHDNLTNVLFTISTTAGGSAYDVGDVLMTYTDKGGQYVVNRSPSVDRKTGKITPGVPGAGNWSVEQILNGNDDTLVQRGEQFLINVSIPKSATAVSGDQFGIELKPAVGATLQLKKYVPTQVDNVTLLFE, translated from the coding sequence ATGAGATCTTTCAAGCAGGAAGAAGCATTTACCGGCCTTGAGGCTGCAATCGTGCTCATTGCATTTGTTGTGGTCGCAGCGGTCTTCTCGTATGTGATGCTCGGCGCTGGTTTCTTCACCTCCCAGAAGAGCCAGGAAGTCGTCCACAGCAGTATGGCGCAGGCCAGTTCGAGTGTCGAAATCGTCGGCAATGTCGTCGGCCTTGGCAACACGACCACCCATGACAATCTGACGAACGTCCTCTTCACCATCTCGACGACTGCCGGCGGCAGCGCCTATGATGTCGGAGACGTCCTGATGACCTATACCGATAAGGGCGGCCAGTACGTCGTCAACCGGAGTCCCTCTGTGGACAGAAAGACCGGTAAGATTACTCCCGGCGTCCCCGGTGCAGGCAACTGGTCTGTCGAGCAGATCCTGAACGGGAACGACGACACCCTCGTGCAGAGGGGCGAGCAGTTCCTGATTAACGTCTCGATCCCGAAGTCTGCAACTGCAGTCTCCGGCGACCAGTTCGGCATTGAACTCAAGCCTGCGGTCGGTGCGACCCTCCAGCTGAAGAAGTACGTGCCGACACAGGTCGACAACGTTACCCTCCTCTTCGAGTGA
- a CDS encoding GNAT family N-acetyltransferase encodes MPSENPATDARLPKIPLSDLSFERLTGDHDILSFSCKHSELTDYLASDALKNQEAHVAVTYLVMYEGKCVGYFSLLNDSIIKKDIDPEEDKEWYAHSYYPAIKIARLATHHDYEGRDIGRSMLTVIRSIATTVSGYSGCCVLTVDAKPDAESFYERFGFHRALKTKKKTTIPMYRCNIF; translated from the coding sequence ATGCCCTCAGAGAATCCCGCCACGGATGCCAGGCTACCGAAGATACCCTTATCTGATCTGTCCTTTGAGCGTCTCACGGGGGACCACGATATCCTGTCCTTTTCCTGCAAACATTCGGAACTGACCGACTACCTCGCCTCTGACGCATTGAAAAATCAGGAGGCCCATGTCGCCGTTACCTACCTCGTCATGTATGAAGGGAAGTGCGTGGGGTACTTCTCGCTCCTCAACGACAGCATCATCAAGAAGGATATCGATCCCGAGGAGGACAAAGAGTGGTATGCCCATTCCTACTATCCTGCGATCAAGATAGCCCGGCTCGCCACGCACCATGACTACGAAGGGAGGGACATCGGGCGGTCCATGCTCACCGTGATCCGGTCGATAGCGACAACCGTGTCTGGGTATTCCGGGTGCTGTGTCCTCACCGTCGATGCCAAACCCGATGCAGAATCATTTTATGAAAGGTTCGGGTTTCACCGGGCGCTGAAGACCAAAAAGAAGACCACGATACCGATGTATCGCTGCAATATTTTCTGA
- a CDS encoding helix-turn-helix domain-containing protein, which translates to MEIEPYYNAVDAGAILGASPQTVGRWIRSGELRATKIGRRWKIRESDLEAFIEKMGHNTGEGKQAPTCSAPSPGNRHAPMEGTADEY; encoded by the coding sequence ATGGAAATCGAACCGTATTACAACGCGGTCGACGCCGGCGCAATCCTAGGTGCGTCCCCCCAGACCGTGGGGCGCTGGATTCGCTCCGGCGAACTCCGAGCAACAAAAATCGGGCGGCGCTGGAAAATCAGGGAGTCCGATCTGGAGGCATTCATCGAAAAAATGGGCCACAACACGGGGGAGGGCAAGCAAGCGCCAACCTGTTCCGCCCCTTCCCCCGGTAACCGACACGCACCCATGGAGGGGACGGCCGATGAGTACTGA
- a CDS encoding flagellin, whose amino-acid sequence MSSETITTAILLIGAVIAAGVLVNAIFPIIYTISDTAGSTSHAVDRQVRTDVKVINTFASASGQTAKIWLKNVGSVRIAANDLEGADIFIGKTGDFDRISYGTWTFTILDGGPDYWQPGATVRIDATTNLLPDTSGDVVYFQIVLPGGTVRSTEFTAGA is encoded by the coding sequence ATGTCGAGCGAAACCATTACGACTGCTATATTGCTCATCGGTGCTGTAATAGCGGCCGGCGTGCTCGTCAACGCAATCTTTCCCATAATTTATACCATCTCTGACACGGCAGGATCGACATCCCATGCCGTGGATCGACAGGTCCGCACAGACGTCAAGGTCATCAACACTTTTGCCTCGGCCTCCGGCCAGACCGCAAAGATCTGGCTGAAAAATGTCGGCTCAGTCAGGATCGCGGCGAATGACCTGGAGGGCGCAGATATTTTTATCGGGAAGACCGGCGATTTCGACAGGATCTCCTACGGCACCTGGACCTTCACCATCCTCGACGGCGGCCCCGACTACTGGCAACCCGGTGCGACGGTCCGGATCGACGCCACCACCAATCTTCTCCCTGATACCTCCGGAGATGTCGTCTACTTCCAGATCGTGCTGCCCGGCGGGACGGTGAGGTCCACAGAATTCACGGCAGGTGCATGA